One genomic segment of Nonomuraea coxensis DSM 45129 includes these proteins:
- a CDS encoding TetR/AcrR family transcriptional regulator, with amino-acid sequence MPTKPLSRARIVAAAIDLIEREGADAVSMRRLAAELGVGVMSLYNHVPSKDALLNGVAEAVLSEIEFTDDPGAHWSDRVRVQARAFRQIAGHYPRSTMLVVSRQLHSAAGLLPVERALATLRSAGFDGAEAVSMLRVFIAYIVGSLLREVGVTPAFAPGSAPAVPSAGVDPALFPEVGAMASLLGTCDHEEEFEFGLDMLIQAAAARATAVGQAGREGVR; translated from the coding sequence ATGCCCACGAAGCCGCTCTCCCGGGCCAGGATCGTCGCGGCCGCCATCGACCTCATCGAGCGCGAGGGCGCCGACGCGGTCTCGATGCGCCGCCTCGCCGCCGAGCTGGGCGTCGGCGTGATGTCCCTCTACAACCACGTGCCCAGCAAGGACGCGCTGCTCAACGGCGTGGCCGAGGCGGTGCTGAGCGAGATCGAGTTCACCGACGACCCCGGCGCCCACTGGAGCGACCGGGTGCGCGTGCAGGCGCGGGCCTTCCGGCAGATCGCCGGCCACTACCCGCGCTCGACGATGCTGGTGGTCAGCAGGCAGCTCCACTCCGCCGCCGGGCTGCTGCCGGTCGAGCGGGCGCTGGCCACGCTGCGCAGCGCCGGGTTCGACGGCGCCGAGGCGGTCAGCATGCTGCGGGTGTTCATCGCCTACATCGTGGGGTCGCTGCTGCGCGAGGTCGGGGTGACGCCGGCGTTCGCGCCCGGGAGCGCCCCCGCGGTCCCGTCGGCGGGCGTGGATCCCGCGCTGTTCCCCGAGGTGGGGGCGATGGCGTCGCTGCTCGGCACGTGCGATCACGAGGAGGAGTTCGAGTTCGGGCTGGACATGCTCATCCAGGCCGCAGCGGCCCGCGCCACGGCGGTCGGGCAGGCCGGCCGGGAGGGCGTCCGGTGA
- a CDS encoding transglycosylase SLT domain-containing protein, which produces MDSKRARGGTIIGLTAFTAPVIVLSTITAPTAWAEAAESPIPIRTRTWTTSAQPRIPAVVPANKNKRIALGHVVQRSWNLREFRCLDQLWTRESNWNHHAYNRSSGAYGIPQALPGGKMSGAGRDWRSNPETQIRWGLAYIKGRYGRPCGAWGHWRSHNWY; this is translated from the coding sequence TTGGACAGCAAACGCGCGCGCGGCGGCACGATCATCGGCCTGACCGCGTTCACCGCGCCCGTCATCGTGCTCAGCACGATCACCGCACCCACGGCCTGGGCGGAGGCGGCGGAGTCGCCGATCCCGATCAGGACCAGGACGTGGACGACATCCGCGCAACCCAGGATCCCGGCCGTCGTGCCGGCCAACAAGAACAAGCGGATCGCCCTCGGCCACGTCGTCCAGCGATCGTGGAACCTCAGGGAATTCCGCTGCCTGGACCAGCTCTGGACCAGGGAGAGCAACTGGAACCATCACGCCTACAACCGCTCGTCCGGCGCGTACGGCATCCCGCAGGCGTTGCCCGGGGGCAAGATGAGCGGCGCCGGCCGCGACTGGCGGTCGAACCCGGAGACGCAGATCCGCTGGGGCCTCGCCTACATCAAGGGACGCTACGGCAGGCCGTGCGGCGCATGGGGACACTGGAGGTCGCACAACTGGTATTGA